Below is a window of Ciceribacter thiooxidans DNA.
GAGGTCGATCTTTCGCGCGCAAGGCCGGGTCCGATCCTGCTCAACATGCACTATCGCGGCGAGCCTCTGCGGGTCATCGTCGCCGGAAAGGCGATCTCGGACCCATCCACCTCCGGCTGGGCTCATGTCGTGATCGGACAGACGACGCAGGCGCGGCAGGTACTCGCCTCAGAGCTCTCCACCCGGGCGCTGGCACTCGTCGCAGCCATGAGTGCGCTTGCTCTCGCCGGCACAGCGTTGGCGATCCGCTATTCGCTGCGGCCGGTTTCCGCCCTCGGCGAGACACTCGTCGCGCGCGATCCGCAGGACCTGACGCCGCTCACCGTCGATGTGCCGCGTGAACTCTCGCCTTTCGTCTCGTCGATCAATCATTTCATGCGACGGCTCGATGAGCGCGTGAAGCTGCTCCAGCGGTTCATCGCCGACAGCGCCCACCAAATCCGTACGCCGCTCACAGCACTTTCGGCGCAGGTCAGCCTGATCGATGAGAATAGCCTGCCAGACAGCGATCGGCGGCATCTGGAGCGGGTCCGCAACCGCGCCGGCGAACTCGCCCGCTTCACCAATCAACTGCTGAACCATGCAATGGTCATCCATCGCTTCGATTCTGCCCAGCTCGTGCCGCTCGACCTGACGCGGGTCGCCCGCAAGGCCTTCCGGGCCGCCATACCAATCACCATAGATCCCGACATTGTCGTCTCCTTCGAGGCCCCGGACGAGGATGTCGTCGTGCTCGGCGACGAACTCAGCCTGCGGGAAGCGATCGTCAACGTGATCGACAACTCGCTACGCCACGGTACGGTCTCGCGGCTCGAGGTGCGGGTGGTCCACACACCGGAATTCGGACTGGTCGAGGTCGAGGACGACGGCCCCGGCATTCCGGAGGCGGACTGGGGCCAGGTGACCAGACGGTTCGTGACATCGAAATCGGGCGAGGGGAGTGCCGGCCTCGGCTTTGCCATCTCCTCGGAGGTGGCGGCAGCCCTCGGCGGCGAACTGACGTTCCGTTCAAGGAATGAGGAGCACGGCTTCACCGTGGTGTTGAAATTGCCGCTGCGCGGCCAGGGGAAGCCATGAACCGTTTCGCTGCCGCTGTCGTCCTCTTCTTCGCCGGACTCTGGTCTGCGCCGGTCCTTGCGATCGAGGGCGAACGCGCAGTTTTTCCTGCTCCTTCAGGAGAAAACGCGAAGCTCGTTATCCATGGCGCGACCGACCTCAACGCCATCCGTCCGCTGATCCTCGACTTTCAGGAAACCATGCCGAACGTCACGGTCGAGTTCACCGATTACGTGACCAACGATCTTTTCCGCGAGGCGGAAGAAGCCTGCCGCGAGGGTCGAGTCCACGGAGATCTCTGGCTTTCATCGTCGGTCGACCAGCTCGTCAAGCTTGCCAATGACGGTTGTGCCCGGCCGCACCGCTCCTTCGTCACGGCGCAGGTGCCCGACTGGGCGAACTGGCGGGAGGAGGTTTACGGTTTCACCTTCGAGCCCGCCGTCATCGTGTACGACAGTTCGCGCGTGCCGCCGGAGGATGTGCCGCACACCCATGAGGAACTCTCCGAACTTCTGCGGCGGAAGCCGGATGTCTACCGCGGGCGCATCGGGACGTATGACGTGCAGGCCTCGGGCATCGGCTATTTGCTTGCCTTCAACGATGCGCGCCAGGCGCCGACCGTCTACGGCCGACTTCTGGAGAGCTTCAGTCGTGCAGAAGCCGTCACCCGCTGCTGCAACAACGAAGTGCTCGGCGAGATCGCGAGCGGCAATCTTCGCATCGCGTACAATATCCTGGGCTCTTATGCTTATGCAGCTTATCTGCAGAACCCGAATTTGAAGATCGTCGTGCCGCGCGACTACACGCTGGTGCTGTCGCGCGGCGTGCTGATTCCGGAGAAATCCGGACGGCCGGACCTGGCGGCCCGGTTCCTCGACTACCTGCTGTCCGGCCGGGGCCAACGCGTCGCCCGCGAGAAGGCTTTCTTCTTTTCCGAGCGGGCACCGCTGCCTACCGGTGTGGATGGTCCGCCGGCGCTGATGGACTCAGGCATTGGTCGGCCGATCCGCATCGGACCTGCCCTGCTCGCCGCCCAGGACAAGGCGCAGCGCGAACGCTTCATCGCCGGCTGGATGGACCTCTTCGCACGGCCGGTGCGCTGAGCGGAGCTGTAGCGGAAAAATGCCGGCGGTTACGCCGGCATTATCAGTCTGTGACGTTTGAAGATCGCCCTTTCCGTCGTCACGCCGGCCGTTCGGTGGCGCTCGGCCGCCATTTGATCAGATGCTTCTCGGCGACATCCAGAATGCTGTCGATGATCAGGACGAAAAGGGCAAGGATCACGATGCCAGCGAAGACGCCGACCGCATCGAAATTGCCTTCCGCCTGAGCGATAAGATAACCGAGCCCGGCGGAGGAGCCGAGATACTCGCCGATGATCGCGCCGACGACGGCGAAGCCGACCGAGGTGCGCAGCGACGACAGGATCCAGCTCGCTGCGGCCGGGAAGTAGACGTGGCGAAGCAGGTCCGAGCGCCTGGCGCCGAGAATGCGGGCGTTGGACAGCACCACCGGGTTGACTTCGCGAACGCCCTGCATGGCGTTGAAGAACGTAACGAAGAACACCAGCGTCACGGCGAGCGCCACCTTGGACCAGAGGCCGAGGCCGAGCCACAGCACGAAGATGGGCGCCAGAACGACGCGGGGGATCGCGTTCAGGCCTTTGATGAAAGGGTCGAGGATGCGCGCCGCCGAGCGGCTGAGGCCGAGCCAGACACCCGCAGCCACGCCGAGTGCTGTCCCGACAAGGTAGCCGAGCACCGTCTCCGTCAGCGTGATGACGACGTGATTGTAGAAACTGCTGTCCATGACCCAGGACACCACCTGATTGAAGATGTCGAGGGGCGCCGGGAAGAAGAAGGGGTCGATGAAACCAGTTGTGACGCCGGCCTGCCAGCCTCCGACAATGACCACCAGCAGTACGATCTGGACGAGGCGTTCAGTCATGGCGTTCATAGCTTTTCTCCACTTCGCCGCGGAGCGACGACCAGATGTTGCGGTAGAGATCCATGAAGCGTGGATCGAGCTTGATTTCGGCGACGTCACGCGGACGCTCGAGATCGACGGGGAAGCTGTCGATCACACGCGAGCGCGGTCCGGCCGCAAGGACGACCACCCGATCCCCGAGCGCGATCGCTTCTTCGAGGTCGTGCGTGATCATCACCACGGCGCGTCGTTCTTCCTGCCACAGACGCAGGAGTTCGTTCTGCATCAGGTGGCGGGTGTGAATATCCAGCGCCGAGAAGGGCTCGTCCATCAGGATGACCTTGGGGCCGGTGATCAGCGCCTGTGCCATCTGCACGCGCTTGCGCTGCCCGCCGGAGAGCTGATGCGGATAGCGGTGTTCGAACCCTTTCAGTCCGACCTTCGCCAGCCATTTCATCGACTGCTCGCGTCGCTCCGCAGTGCCCACGCCTTTGAACATCGGCCCGAGTTCGACGTTCTCTAGCGCCGTCTTCCACGGAAGCAGCGCATCCTGCTGGAACAGGTAGCCGATGTCGTTCTGAACCCCGCGCACCGGCTGGCCGTCGATCGAGACGGTGCCGCTCGACGGTTTCAGCAGCCCGGCGATCGCGTTCAGGATCGTGCTCTTGCCGCAACCGGTGGGTCCGACGATGGCGAGAAACTCGCCGTCGGCGACGCGGAGGTTCACATCCTGCACCGCCACATAGGCGCCGAAGGACATGGTGACGGAGTCGATGGAAACCATCGACTTCGCCTGCCGCGGACTGTCCGCCGGGGGTGTTGTCTTCACTACGGCCAATGCCATGACCTCCTCCTGTCAGTTGGCGGCGACGTTGCCGACCTTGTCGACGAACTCGTTCGTGTAGGTCTTCGTCAGGTCGATTTCGGCGGCTGCGACCTTCTCGTTGAAACTCTTCAGGACGGCCAGCGGCGTCTTGATGTCTTCGGCGCTGATACGACCGTCCTTCGAGAAGATGGCCTTCGCGTTCTCGACCGCCTTGATGTAGGTGTCGCGGTCGCCGGAGATGAATTCCTTCGGCAGCTTGTCGACGATCTCTTCCGCTGAGTGGCTGTTCATCCATGCGAGCGCCTTGACCGTCGCGTTGGCGACCTTCTGGACAGTCTCGGGATTCTCGTCGATGTAGCTCTGCGTGGCGTAGAGAACGGAGGTCGGGTAGATGCCGCCGTAGATCGCCTTGGCGCCATCGTCGCTGCGACCGTCGATCAGGATCTTGCCGACGCCCTTGGCCTCGATGAAGGTCGCCGCAGGGTCATAGTTGACCAGCAGATCGACCTTGCCCTGTTCGAGTGCGGCGACCGCCGCCGAGCCGGAGCCGACGCCGATCAGCGAGACGTCGTTGGCCGACAGGCCGTTGCGCTGGAGATAATAGCGAACGAAGAAGTCCGACGACGAGCCCGGTGAGGTGATGCCGATCTTTGCACCCTTGATCGTCTCCGGCTTGCCCGGATCGAATGCGCTGCCCTTGCCGCCGGCGAGTACCAGCCCGGAGTTGCGGGCAAGCTGCACGAAGGCGACGACGGACTTCTTCTGCGACTGCATCTGTATCGTATGATCATAGAAGCCGACGGCAATGTCCGTCGATCCGGCGACGAGTGCCTGGAGCGTCTTTGAACCGCCCGATGCGAAGTTCTCCACCGTCACCTCGAGGCCCTCCTTCTCGTAAAGGCCAAGGCCCTGCGCGACGGGGAAGGGCAGGTTGTTGAGATTGTAGGAGCCGACGCTGATCCGGACGGGATCCGCGAGAGCCGAGCCGGCAAGGGCGACGCTGGCGGCGAGCGCGAGCATGAGCTTGTTCATTTCATTCTCCTCCTGTTTGTGGCGCTCTCCCGGCAGCCACGGTCATTATGCCGCGCAAAACAGTTGCGTGACAGGTTTTGCAAAAGCATGTCCTTCGAAGAGCCGTCTGGCGGTTCTCAGGATACCGGCGGCGATCTTGCCGTCCCGCTCGTAGAGCTTGACATCGAGGTGCCCGCTCGGGTGCTCGATGGACAGCACGACCGGCGCGGTACGTCTGCCGATGAGGCGGGAAGCGACCGTGTCGCCGGCGATACAGGCGGTCGCGATCCCGACCGCGCCGGTCGTCGCCAGCGACGGGTGACACTGGTGCGGCATGAAATATCGGACATTGATGTCGTGCCCCGGGTTCGGCTGCGAGACGAGCACGGGCTTCGGGGTGACCTGGTTGCGCACGTCGCCGAGACCCATCCGTTCTCCGGCTGCGATGCGCAGCTTCTCCAGCCGATCGAGGAGCGCTTGATTGGCATTGAGTTCCGCCGCCGTCTCGATCCCGCTGACGCCGAGCGCCGCCGCTTCGAGCAATATCATCGGCATCGCGCAGTCGATGCAGGTGACGGTCACGCCATCGATCGTGTCGATCGACTTTCCGGTGGGAAAGAGCTGGCCTGTCCGCGCACCGGCGGCGTCGATGAAGGTGAGCGCGATCGGTGCCGCATGGCCGGGTACGCCATCGATTGCGGCGTCACCGAGATAGGAGACGCTGCCGTTCGGTGTCGGAACCTCGGCTTCGATGAGTTTGCCGGTGTTGACGTTGTGGATCCGCACCAGCGTCGTCTCTCCACGAACCGGAACAAGTCCGGCCTCGATGGCGAACGGGCCGACCGCGGCGAGCATGTTGCCGCAATTGGGGGAGGTGTCGACGATCTGCTGATCGATCCGGATCTGGGCAAAGAGATAATCGACATCGGCGCCGGGAATGCCGGGCTGCCCGACGATGGCCACCTTGCTCGTCACGGGGTTGCCGCCACCGATGCCGTCGATTTGCAGCGGATGACCCGAACCCATGATCGAGAGCAAGATATGGTCGCGCTCACGAGCGTCGGCGGGAAGATCGCTTGCCAGAAAGAACGGACCCTTCGAGGTACCGCCTCTCATCAGGACGCATGGGATCGCCAGCAGGTCGTTCATCGCTTGTGCTTCCGTTTGAATTATGTCATTCGGCGTATTAATCGGCTATATTTGATCCAATTATCGGAAGAGGTTTTTATTTGTGAAATGCTAAGATTTGGGAGATTGATGCAGAATGAGCATTAATTGTGAGATCCTCGATCTTCGGGCTTTTCTCGCCGTCGTCGAGCTGGAGAGCTTTCACCGCGCGGCCGACGCTTTGAATCTGTCGCAGCCCGCCTTGAGCCGGCGCATCCAGAAACTGGAGCAGGTCATCGGCGCGCCGCTCCTGGAACGGACGACCCGCCATGTGTCGGCGACGGCGCTCGGGACCGAACTGGTACCGCTCGTGCGGCGGATGCTCGAAGAGTTCGATGGCTCCCTGTTCGCCGTCCGGGATGTCGGAGCCAACCGGGGCGGGCTGGTCACGATCGCCTGCCTGCCGACGGCGGCCTTCTACTTCCTGCCGACCGTTATCCGGCAGTTCAACGAGGAGTATCCGCACATCCGCTTTCGCATCCTCGACCTGCCGGCGACCGACGGTCTCCAGGCGGTTGCACGCGGGGAGGTGGAGTTCGGCATAAACATCATGGGAACGTCGGACCCGGATCTGACCTTCGACCGGCTCGTCGAAGATCCCTTCGTGCTTGCGGCGCGGAAGGATCATCCGCTCGCGGCCAAATCAGCCGTCGGCTGGGCGGATCTCGAACCGTACCATCTCATCACCGTTCATCGGTCGAGCGGCAACAGGACGCTGCTCGATGCAGCGCTCGCAAAATCCAACATCAAGCTTCGCTGGTTCTACGAGGTTACCCATCTGTCGACCTCGCTCGGATTGGTGGAGGCAGGGCTCGGGATCTCGGTCCTGCCGCGTATGGCGACGCCGCAGGACGACCATCCGTTCCTGATCACGCGGCCCATTCGCAACCCCGAGATATCTCGTACCATCGGGGTGGTTCGTCGCCGGGGCGGCACCTTGTCGCCGGCGGCGGAGCGATTTCTCAACATGCTCATCGGCGCATGGGGACGCGATTGAGCGGCAGCCGGAAACTGGCCGCCGCGAAGCGAGGCGCGTCAGAGTTCGACGCGCACCACCTTGTTCTCTCTCGCCGACTTCAGCGCAGCGTCGGCGAGCGCCAGCGCGATCAGCCCGTCTTCGGCGGACGGCGACGGGGCGGTGCCTTTCTCGAGGCTGTCGATGAAGGCGGAGATTTCCGCCGCATAGGCGGCCGTGTAGCGGGTCATGAAGAAGTCGTGCAGCGGCGGACGGGTATAGCCGTCCTTCGTCGCGATCTCGATCGAGACCGGCCGCTGGTTCTCGGCCGAGACGGCGCCGAGCGAGCCGTGCACCTCGATGCGCTGGTCGTAGCCATACGTGGCGCGGCGAGAGTTCGAGATGACCGCCTGGCGGCCGCTCTTTGTCGTCAGAATCAGCGAGGCGCTGTCGTAGTCGCCGAGTTCGCCGATCTTCGGATCGACGAGAACGGAACCGGTCGCGACGACCGTCTCGATCTCCTCGCCGAGGAGGAAGCGGGCCATGTCGAAGTCATGGATCGTCATGTCGCGGAAGATGCCGCCCGATACCTTGATGTATTCGGCCGGCGGAGCGCCCGGATCGCGGCTGGTGATCGTCACCATCTCGACCTTGCCGATCGTGCCGGCGTCGATCTCCCGGCGCACCGCCTGGAAATGCGGATCGAAGCGGCGGTTGAAGCCGAGCATCACCTTGGCTCCGGTCTGGCGCACGGTTTCGAGGCATGCCTTCGCACGGGCGACATCGAGGTCGATCGGCTTCTCGCAGAAGATAGCCTTGCCGGCCCTGGCGAAGCGCTCGATGAGGTCGGCGTGGGTGTTGGTCGGCGTGCAGATGACGACCGCGTCGATGTCCTTGTCGGCCTCGATCTCGTCGATCGTCCGGACGGCGCAGCCGGCAGCGGAGGCGATGGCGTTCGCCGCTTCGGGGAAGGCGTCGGCGACAGCCACCAGCTTCGCCCGCTTGTCCTCGGCGATCGCCTTTGCGTGCACCTTGCCGATTCGTCCCGCGCCAAGAAGCGCCAGTCTCGTTACCATCTTGCTTTCCTCCCTGCGCCGCGTCCTATAGGCGGGCGGCATCGCTGACCTGCGGAGAGATTCCGGGGCGCTCAGGTGCCGCCGAAATCTTCATTTGGAATATACGTTCCATTTTGCTAGATTGCGGCATCGCTTATGTCAATAGACTTATGGGAAGGATGACGATGGCAGAGACCGGCGCGCCGATGAGCATCAAGGGCTTCGAGGAGAGGCTCCTGCAGGTCTCCGAAAAACTGCCGAAACGGTTGCGGCAATGCGCCGATTACGTCGCCTCCAATAAGGACCGCATCGCCGTGTCGACGGTCGCCGAAATGGCGGAGGGTGCCGGCGTGCAGCCGTCGGCCTTCATGCGGTTCTGCCAGATTCTCGGCTTTTCCGGCTTCTCCGAGATGCAGAAGCTCTTCCGCGAATCCTATGTTGGCGGTTGGCCGGACTATTCGACCAGGCTCCACCACCTCCGCGAAAAGGCCGAAGGCAGCCCCTCGGCACTGCTCGCCGAATTCGTCGAGGCGGGACGCACCTCGCTCGAAGGCCTGCTGAAGACGGTCGATCCGGCAGCCCTCGAAGAGGCGGTGAAGACGCTCGCTGCCGCCGAGATGGTCCATATCATCGGTATGCGCCGCTCCTTCCCGGTCGCGAGCTACATGGCCTACGCCTTCGAGAAGATGGGCGTGCCGGCCATGCTGCACAGTGCCGTCGGCAAGCTCGACAACCGCCATGCGGTGCGTTCCGGCGACGCGTTGCTCGCCGTGACCTTCGCGCCCTATTCCGCCGAAACGCTGGACATCGTCGAAGCGGTTTCGGCGCGGGGCATCCCGGTGGTGGCGATCACCGACACGATCGTCAGTCCGTTGCGGAAATTCAACGCCCAGACCCTGCTCGTCTCCGAAGTCGACTTCGGCGCCTTCCGCTCGCTTTCGGCGACGCTCTGCCTCGCGATCACGCTCTCGGTGGCGGTTGGAACGGCTCGGCAAGAAAATTGAATATCTGTGTTGAAATTTCCAGAAATGGAATTTAAAGTTCAAAACCTGTAAGGCAGCGGACGGGCGGGGAGCGCTGCATGAACGACAGGCGATCCGCATCGCCTGCAAACAGGGAGGCAGGCTTTTGACATCACTCGATCTGATCACGATCGGCCGTTCCTCGGTCGATCTCTACGGGGTGCAGGTCGGCGGCCGGCTCGAGGACATGGCCTCCTTCAACAAGTATATCGGGGGCTCCCCGACCAACATCGCCGCCGGAACGGCAAGGCTCGGCCTCAAGTCGGCGCTTCTCACCCGTGTCGGCGACGAGCACATGGGCCGCTTCATCCGCGAGCAGCTGGTCCGCGAAGGCGTCGACGTACGCGGCGTGAAGACCGATCCCGAGCGCCTCACGGCGCTCGTTATCCTCGGCATCCGCGACCAGGACCAGTTTCCGCTGATCTTCTACCGCGAGAACTGCGCCGACATGGCGCTCTGCGAGGACGACGTCGATCCGGCCTTCATCGCCGACGCGCGCTGCGTCTGCGCGACCGGCACGCATCTCTCCCATCCGAACACCGAAAAGGCCGTGCTCAAGGCGCTCAGGCTCGCACGCGAGAACGGCGCGAAGACCGCGCTCGACATCGACTACCGGCCGAACCTCTGGGGCCTTGCCGGTCATGGTGCTGGCGAAAGCCGCTACATCGAATCGGGAGCCGTCACCGCCAAGCTGCAGTCGACGCTGCCGCTCTTCGACCTCATCGTCGGCACGGAGGAGGAATTCCATATCGCCGGCGGATCGACCGACACGCTGGAGGCCCTGCGGACCGTCCGCCGCATCACGCCGGCGACGCTCGTCTGCAAGCGCGGCCCGATGGGCGCCGTGGTTTTCGAGGGCGAAATTCCAGACAGCCTCGACGCCGGCCAGAAGGGCCAGGGTTTTCCGATCGAGGTCTTCAACGTTCTCGGCGCCGGCGACGGCTTCATGTCGGGCCTGCTGAAGGGCTGGCTCACCGGCGAGGACTGGCCGACGAGCCTCAAATACGCCAATGCCTGCGGCGCCTTCGCCGTCTCCCGCCACGGCTGCACGCCGGCCTATCCGAGCTGGGAGGAGCTTCAGTATTTCTTCGAGCGCGGCATCCGCAACAAGGCGCTGCGCAAGGATGCCGCCCTCGAACAGGTGCACTGGTCGACGAACCGCAAAACCGACTGGCCGGTCATGCGCGTCTTCGCCTTCGACCATCGCATGCAGCTCGAAGCCATGGCCGAGGAGGCAGGCGCCGCCCCGGAACGCATCGGCGCGTTCAAGGAACTCTGCCTGAAAGCGGCCCAGCAGGTTGCCGCGGGCGGCAGCGGCTACGGCATTCTCTGCGATGGACGGCTCGGCCGCGACACGCTCTACCGGGCCGCGGGCTCCGGTCTCTGGATCGGCCGCCCCGTCGAATGGCCGGGCTCCCGACCCCTGACGCTGGAGCCGGAGATCGGTCCCGATTTCGGCGGTCTCTGCGAATGGCCGGTCGAACATGTCGTCAAGGTGCTCTGTTTCTATCATCCCGACGACCCGCCGGAATTCAGGGCGAACCAGGAGGAGACGGTCGCACGGCTCTTCGCCGCGGCCCGGCGCAACCGGCTGGAAATGTTGCTCGAGGTCATCCCGTCGAAGGTCGCTCCGACGGATGACGACACGGTCGCGAAGATCATCGACCGCTTCTACGAGATCGGCGTTTACCCTGACTGGTGGAAGCTGGAGCCGATGAAGACCGAAGCCTCCTGGGCCAATGCCTGCGAAGCGGTTCGCCGAAACGATCCCTATGCCCGCGGCATCGTGGTGCTCGGTCTCGATGCTCCTGCCGCGGAACTGGAGGAGAGCTTCGCGCTTGCCGCCGGCTTCGATCTGGTCAAGGGTTTCGCCGTTGGGCGGACGATCTTCGGCGACGTGGCCCGCGGCTGGCTTGCCGGTGCGGTCACCGACGCCGAGGCGGTCGAGGAAATGGCGGGACGTTACAGCAGTCTTTGCGCGGTCTGGGACAATGCGCGCGCCAAGGGAGGAAAGGCATGAAAACGGTGAGACTGACGGCTGCACAGGCGATGGTGCGCTACCTCGCCAATCAGATGAACGAGCATGGCGAGACCTATATTGCCGGGGTCTGGGCGATCTTCGGCCACGGCAACGTCGCCGGCATCGGGGAAGCGCTTTACGGGGTTCGCGACCAGCTTCCGACCTATCGCGGCCAGAACGAGCAGTCGATGGCCCATGCGGCGATCGCCTATTCGAAGCAGCTTCGCCGCCGTCGCGCCATGGCGGTCACCTCCTCGATCGGGCCGGGCGCGGCGAACATGGTGACGGCTGCGGCACTCGCCCACGTCAACCGCCTGCCGGTCCTCTTGATTCCCGGCGACGTCTTCGCCAATCGCGGTCCAGATCCCGTCCTCCAGCAGCTCGAGGACTTCGGCGACGGCACGATGTCGGTCAACGACTGCTTCAAACCGGTGAGCCGCTACTTCGATCGTATCACCCGGCCGGAACAGTTGTTGACCGCCTTGCCGCGGGCGATGCGCACGATGACCGATCCGGCCGATTGCGGCCCGGTGACGCTCGCCTTCTGCCAGGACGTCCAGGCAGAGGCCTATGACTACCCCGAGAGCTTCTTCGAAAAGCGGGTCTGGCGCCAGCGCCGCCCGGAACCGGATGCGGCGGAATTCGAAGCCGCCGTCGCGGCGCTGAAGGCGGCGAAGAACCCAGTCATCGTCGCCGGTGGCGGCGTGCACTTCGCCGGCGCGACGGAAACGCTGAAGGCCTTCTCCGAAAAACACGGCATCCCCGTCGTCGAGACGCAGGCCGGCAAGTCGGTGCTCGCCTGGGACCACCCGCTCAATTTTGGTGCTGTGGGGGTCACAGGGACTGGCTGCGCCAACATCGTCGCGGAAAATGCCGATCTTGTCCTCGGCGTCGGCACGCGTTTCCAGGATTTCACCACCGGCTCCTGGGCGCTCTTCAAGAACCTGGCGCGCAAGATCCTCGCCCTCAACGTCCAGCCCTATGATAGCGCCAAGCACGACGCGATCGCCTTGACGGCGGACGCGAAGATCGGGCTCGAACGCCTGTCGGAGGCGCTCGGCGGCACGGTCTTCCCGGCGCCCGATGCCGATCTCAAGAACGCCTGGTTCGCAAGGGCGGATGCCGTCACCGCTGCGCCGAAGGACGGCAATGCGCTCCCGACCGACATGCAGGTGATCGGTGCCGTGCAGCGCGCCTCGCGCGACAACACGGTCGTCATGTGCGCGGCCGGCACCATGCCGGGCGAACTGCACCAGCTGTGGAAAGCGAAGCTGCCGCTCTCCTACCACATGGAATACGGCTTTTCCTGCATGGGTTACGAGGTTGCCGGCGGCCTCGGCATCAAGATGGCCGAACCCGATCGCGACGTTATCGTCATGGTCGGCGACGGTTCCTACATGATGATGAATTCCGAACTCGCGACCGCCGTTGCCATGGGCGTCAAGATCACAGTCGTGATCACCGACAATCGCGGCTACGGCTGCATCAACCGGCTGCAGATGGAAACGGGCGGCGCCGAGTTCAACAATCTCTATGCGCATACCAACGTGAACCCTATCGCGATCGATTTTGCCGCGCATGCGGCGTCGATGGGCGCCGACGCCCGCAAGGTTTCATCCATCGCAGAACTCGAAGAGGCGCTGGAGGCTGCTCGCGAGGCGGAGGTTGCGACCGTGATCGTGATCGACACCGATCCCTATCCCACGCCGGATGCCGGCGGCTTCTGGTGGGACGTCGCGGTCCCCGAAGTCTCCGCCCGCCGGGAAGTCAACGAAGCCCGCACCCGTTATGAAGCAGCGCTGAAGGAAAGACGCTAGACATGATCCTCTACGGAACCAATCCGATCGCCTGGTCCAACGACGACGACCGCACGCTCGGCGCCCATATCAGCCTCGACCAGTGCCTGGACGAGACGGCGAAGATCGGCTTCGACGGCATCGAGAAAGGCCACAAGTTCCCGACCGACCCGGCGGGTCTCAAGGCCGTGCTCGAGCCGCGGGGCTTGCGCTTCGTTTCCGGCTGGCATTCGCTGAACCTGCTGACGAGCACGATCGAGGAAGAAAAGGCGGCGATGCAGCAGGCGCTCGACCTCCTGAAGGCCATGGGCTCCAAGGTCATCATCGTCTGCGAGACCTCGAACGCCATCCACGGCAACGACGCGGTGGCCGTCAATGCTCGGCCGAAGCTTGGCGACGCCGACTGGAAAACCTTCGGCGCCGGCGTCGAGGCACTTGCGGAATATGCCGCGGGGCAGGGCATCA
It encodes the following:
- the iolG gene encoding inositol 2-dehydrogenase, producing MVTRLALLGAGRIGKVHAKAIAEDKRAKLVAVADAFPEAANAIASAAGCAVRTIDEIEADKDIDAVVICTPTNTHADLIERFARAGKAIFCEKPIDLDVARAKACLETVRQTGAKVMLGFNRRFDPHFQAVRREIDAGTIGKVEMVTITSRDPGAPPAEYIKVSGGIFRDMTIHDFDMARFLLGEEIETVVATGSVLVDPKIGELGDYDSASLILTTKSGRQAVISNSRRATYGYDQRIEVHGSLGAVSAENQRPVSIEIATKDGYTRPPLHDFFMTRYTAAYAAEISAFIDSLEKGTAPSPSAEDGLIALALADAALKSARENKVVRVEL
- a CDS encoding bifunctional 5-dehydro-2-deoxygluconokinase/5-dehydro-2-deoxyphosphogluconate aldolase; the encoded protein is MTSLDLITIGRSSVDLYGVQVGGRLEDMASFNKYIGGSPTNIAAGTARLGLKSALLTRVGDEHMGRFIREQLVREGVDVRGVKTDPERLTALVILGIRDQDQFPLIFYRENCADMALCEDDVDPAFIADARCVCATGTHLSHPNTEKAVLKALRLARENGAKTALDIDYRPNLWGLAGHGAGESRYIESGAVTAKLQSTLPLFDLIVGTEEEFHIAGGSTDTLEALRTVRRITPATLVCKRGPMGAVVFEGEIPDSLDAGQKGQGFPIEVFNVLGAGDGFMSGLLKGWLTGEDWPTSLKYANACGAFAVSRHGCTPAYPSWEELQYFFERGIRNKALRKDAALEQVHWSTNRKTDWPVMRVFAFDHRMQLEAMAEEAGAAPERIGAFKELCLKAAQQVAAGGSGYGILCDGRLGRDTLYRAAGSGLWIGRPVEWPGSRPLTLEPEIGPDFGGLCEWPVEHVVKVLCFYHPDDPPEFRANQEETVARLFAAARRNRLEMLLEVIPSKVAPTDDDTVAKIIDRFYEIGVYPDWWKLEPMKTEASWANACEAVRRNDPYARGIVVLGLDAPAAELEESFALAAGFDLVKGFAVGRTIFGDVARGWLAGAVTDAEAVEEMAGRYSSLCAVWDNARAKGGKA
- the iolD gene encoding 3D-(3,5/4)-trihydroxycyclohexane-1,2-dione acylhydrolase (decyclizing), with the translated sequence MKTVRLTAAQAMVRYLANQMNEHGETYIAGVWAIFGHGNVAGIGEALYGVRDQLPTYRGQNEQSMAHAAIAYSKQLRRRRAMAVTSSIGPGAANMVTAAALAHVNRLPVLLIPGDVFANRGPDPVLQQLEDFGDGTMSVNDCFKPVSRYFDRITRPEQLLTALPRAMRTMTDPADCGPVTLAFCQDVQAEAYDYPESFFEKRVWRQRRPEPDAAEFEAAVAALKAAKNPVIVAGGGVHFAGATETLKAFSEKHGIPVVETQAGKSVLAWDHPLNFGAVGVTGTGCANIVAENADLVLGVGTRFQDFTTGSWALFKNLARKILALNVQPYDSAKHDAIALTADAKIGLERLSEALGGTVFPAPDADLKNAWFARADAVTAAPKDGNALPTDMQVIGAVQRASRDNTVVMCAAGTMPGELHQLWKAKLPLSYHMEYGFSCMGYEVAGGLGIKMAEPDRDVIVMVGDGSYMMMNSELATAVAMGVKITVVITDNRGYGCINRLQMETGGAEFNNLYAHTNVNPIAIDFAAHAASMGADARKVSSIAELEEALEAAREAEVATVIVIDTDPYPTPDAGGFWWDVAVPEVSARREVNEARTRYEAALKERR
- a CDS encoding MurR/RpiR family transcriptional regulator, translated to MAETGAPMSIKGFEERLLQVSEKLPKRLRQCADYVASNKDRIAVSTVAEMAEGAGVQPSAFMRFCQILGFSGFSEMQKLFRESYVGGWPDYSTRLHHLREKAEGSPSALLAEFVEAGRTSLEGLLKTVDPAALEEAVKTLAAAEMVHIIGMRRSFPVASYMAYAFEKMGVPAMLHSAVGKLDNRHAVRSGDALLAVTFAPYSAETLDIVEAVSARGIPVVAITDTIVSPLRKFNAQTLLVSEVDFGAFRSLSATLCLAITLSVAVGTARQEN